From Acidovorax sp. FHTAMBA, one genomic window encodes:
- a CDS encoding response regulator transcription factor, which yields MRILVVEDDAGIASGLRSNLQQRGYAVDVSDGVVSAWSALRAERFDAVLLDLGLVDGDGSELLRRLRLSPPATWAASPALPDPATPVLIVTARDQVHQRIAGLDQGADDYLTKPFDVDELDARLRALLRRAAGRASPTIRLGDIELDPATRTVRQQGKPVEVSPREFSVLLVLLEARGRVLSRQQIEERLYSWDAAVESNAVEVHIHHLRRKLGSACIQTMRGVGYFMPQEKHV from the coding sequence ATGCGAATACTCGTGGTCGAAGACGATGCGGGCATAGCCAGTGGCCTGCGCAGCAACTTGCAACAGCGCGGCTATGCGGTGGATGTCAGTGACGGCGTCGTCAGCGCCTGGAGCGCCCTGCGTGCCGAACGTTTTGACGCCGTGCTGCTGGACCTGGGGCTGGTGGACGGTGACGGCAGCGAACTGCTCAGGCGCCTGCGCCTGAGCCCGCCCGCCACCTGGGCCGCGTCGCCCGCCTTGCCGGACCCCGCTACGCCCGTGCTCATCGTCACGGCACGTGATCAGGTGCACCAGCGCATCGCCGGGCTGGACCAGGGCGCCGACGACTACCTGACCAAACCGTTTGATGTGGATGAGCTCGACGCACGCCTGCGGGCGCTGCTGCGGCGCGCGGCGGGGCGGGCGTCGCCCACCATCCGCCTGGGCGATATCGAGCTGGACCCCGCGACCCGCACGGTACGCCAGCAAGGCAAACCCGTGGAGGTGTCGCCGCGCGAGTTTTCGGTGCTGCTGGTACTGCTGGAGGCGCGTGGCCGGGTGCTGTCGCGCCAGCAGATCGAGGAGCGCCTGTACAGCTGGGATGCCGCGGTGGAGAGCAACGCGGTCGAGGTCCACATCCACCACCTGCGCCGCAAGCTGGGCAGTGCGTGCATCCAGACCATGCGCGGGGTGGGTTACTTCATGCCGCAGGAGAAGCACGTGTGA
- a CDS encoding histidine kinase dimerization/phospho-acceptor domain-containing protein, with translation MNAPAGPRPAPGRRPSLTRQLLLWSLGALAIVWGSFVFIGYQTGVHEADELTDGHLASVAALLLNLRATEEMEGPKRTERSPMPWLKSHDYQQTISVVQWDAQGRVLSITGSVSEPPFSDAEGFANLTLGPDKVVWRSFSQWDAARTRKIMVMLELRERDELADDIAGQLIEPGLWLLPVVALALGLALWRGLRPLYALSADVAALDPASAQRLASRHAWSEFESVVASINTLLDRQQVAMVRERRLANEVAHELRTPLSSITLQASALAGELTEEARAQALARIGQDALRAGHVLNQLLALARASRAELHEAKAPADLSALARSVCADYAQAAWKRGDDLALSAPPALTVPGHAVLLDIALRNLVENALKHTPDGTQIAVQLGSATDGGAWLQVCDDGARQQAGGTAGRTEVVPVDSLHLGHEILRRVADIHGGHFGAVPAPAPFTTCYRLDLPGHPAPYAG, from the coding sequence GTGAACGCGCCTGCGGGCCCTCGCCCGGCGCCGGGGCGCCGCCCGTCGCTCACCCGGCAGCTGCTGCTGTGGTCGCTGGGCGCGCTGGCCATTGTCTGGGGCAGCTTCGTTTTCATCGGCTACCAGACCGGTGTGCATGAGGCCGATGAGCTGACCGACGGGCACCTGGCCAGTGTGGCCGCGCTGCTGCTCAACCTGCGGGCGACCGAGGAAATGGAGGGCCCAAAACGCACCGAGCGCAGCCCCATGCCCTGGCTCAAGTCGCACGACTACCAGCAGACCATCAGCGTGGTGCAGTGGGATGCGCAGGGGCGGGTGCTTTCCATCACGGGCTCGGTGTCCGAGCCGCCTTTCAGCGACGCCGAAGGGTTTGCCAACCTGACGCTCGGTCCTGACAAGGTGGTCTGGCGCAGTTTCTCGCAATGGGATGCCGCGCGTACCCGCAAGATCATGGTGATGCTGGAGCTGCGCGAGCGGGACGAGCTGGCGGATGACATTGCGGGGCAGCTCATCGAGCCGGGGCTGTGGCTGCTGCCCGTGGTGGCTCTGGCCCTGGGGTTGGCACTCTGGCGCGGCTTGCGGCCGTTGTATGCGCTGTCGGCCGATGTGGCGGCGCTGGACCCGGCCAGTGCCCAGCGCCTGGCCTCGCGCCACGCCTGGAGCGAGTTCGAGTCGGTGGTGGCGTCGATCAACACCTTGCTGGACCGCCAGCAGGTCGCCATGGTGCGTGAGCGCCGCCTGGCCAATGAAGTGGCCCACGAACTGCGCACGCCGCTGTCCTCCATCACCCTGCAGGCCAGTGCCCTGGCGGGGGAACTGACGGAAGAGGCCCGGGCCCAGGCCCTGGCGCGCATCGGCCAGGATGCCCTGCGCGCAGGCCATGTGCTCAACCAGCTGCTGGCCCTGGCCCGCGCCAGCCGGGCTGAGCTGCACGAAGCCAAGGCGCCCGCGGATCTGAGCGCGCTGGCGCGGTCGGTGTGCGCCGACTATGCCCAGGCGGCATGGAAACGGGGCGACGACCTGGCCCTGTCAGCCCCGCCCGCGCTCACCGTGCCCGGCCATGCGGTGCTGCTGGACATTGCGCTGCGCAATCTGGTGGAAAACGCGCTCAAGCACACGCCCGACGGCACCCAGATCGCGGTCCAGCTAGGCTCCGCCACCGACGGTGGCGCTTGGCTCCAAGTGTGTGACGACGGGGCTCGCCAACAGGCGGGTGGCACGGCCGGCCGCACGGAAGTGGTGCCGGTGGACAGCCTGCATCTGGGGCATGAAATCCTGCGTCGCGTGGCGGATATTCACGGGGGGCACTTTGGTGCAGTCCCTGCGCCTGCGCCCTTTACCACCTGCTACCGGCTGGATTTGCCCGGGCACCCAGCGCCCTACGCCGGTTAA
- a CDS encoding phosphatase PAP2 family protein, protein MQHSPLTPSSPPHRHKLLFWTLGALVCVVAWDAAGQDLALAQVFGSSDGFPMRDQWFFVQVLHEGARRVGWLLVLLLALSVWWPRGFLRKLDASERLQMAVSALLSLAVVSITKNLSATSCPWDLAQFGGVARHVSHWALGVLDGGSGRCFPAGHASAGFAFLGGYFALRHKAPTAARWWLAVALLAGFVLGAAQQVRGAHFMSHTLWTGWLCWTTGWLCDLAATALRPRFPHFASTTKATAGP, encoded by the coding sequence ATGCAGCATTCGCCACTCACCCCATCCTCCCCGCCACATCGGCACAAGTTGCTGTTCTGGACCTTGGGCGCCCTGGTCTGTGTGGTGGCGTGGGATGCCGCAGGGCAAGACCTGGCGTTGGCCCAGGTGTTCGGCTCGTCTGACGGGTTTCCAATGCGGGACCAATGGTTTTTTGTGCAGGTGCTGCATGAAGGCGCCCGCCGCGTGGGATGGCTGCTGGTGCTGCTGCTGGCCTTGAGCGTGTGGTGGCCACGTGGCTTCCTGCGAAAGCTGGACGCCAGTGAACGCCTGCAGATGGCCGTAAGCGCCCTGCTCTCGCTGGCCGTGGTCAGTATCACCAAAAACCTCAGCGCCACCAGTTGTCCCTGGGACCTGGCGCAGTTTGGCGGCGTGGCACGCCACGTGTCGCACTGGGCGCTGGGCGTGCTCGACGGCGGCAGCGGGCGCTGCTTCCCGGCGGGCCATGCATCGGCCGGATTCGCTTTTCTGGGCGGCTACTTTGCATTGCGCCACAAGGCGCCGACGGCCGCGCGCTGGTGGCTGGCGGTCGCGTTGCTGGCGGGGTTTGTATTGGGTGCGGCCCAGCAGGTGCGCGGCGCGCACTTCATGAGCCACACGCTATGGACAGGCTGGCTGTGCTGGACCACCGGCTGGCTCTGCGACCTGGCGGCCACCGCATTGCGCCCACGCTTTCCGCATTTCGCCAGCACCACCAAGGCCACCGCTGGCCCGTAG
- the pyk gene encoding pyruvate kinase, with protein MPTRRATKIVATLGPASSDPALLEAMIRAGVNVVRLNFSHGKAQDHIDRAATVRAAAQRAGREVAIMADLQGPKIRVGKFAEGKVLLESGAQFVLDASRTELGDIHGVGLDYKELPRDVKAGDLLLLNDGLIVLTVDAVRGEEVHTTVKVGGELSNNKGINKKGGGLTAPALTAKDMEDIRTAMSFQADYVAVSFPKNATDMEMARQLCNVAASEYRHKPGLIAKIERAEAIPHLEAILRVSDGIMVARGDLAVEVGNAAVPALQKKMIRMARELDKVVITATQMMESMITNPVPTRAEVSDVANAVLDGTDAVMLSAETAAGRYPLETVEEMATICAAAEAAEDHQLDADFTGQTFGRIDQSIAMGALFTAHHLGAKAIVAMTDSGATALWMSRHSISIPIYALTPKVATQRKMAMYRNVRPLLMDTSADRDTALEQAERHLKNRNIVQKGDVYAITCGEPMGAPGGTNMLKICVAG; from the coding sequence ATGCCAACCCGCCGCGCCACCAAGATTGTTGCCACCCTGGGCCCCGCCTCCAGCGACCCAGCACTGCTGGAGGCGATGATCCGTGCGGGGGTGAATGTGGTGCGCCTGAACTTCAGCCACGGCAAGGCGCAGGACCACATTGACCGCGCTGCCACGGTGCGCGCAGCCGCCCAGCGCGCGGGCCGCGAGGTGGCCATCATGGCCGACCTGCAGGGCCCCAAGATCCGCGTGGGCAAGTTTGCCGAGGGGAAGGTTCTGCTGGAGTCGGGCGCCCAGTTTGTGCTGGATGCATCACGCACCGAGCTGGGCGACATCCATGGCGTGGGGCTCGATTACAAGGAGCTGCCGCGTGACGTGAAGGCAGGCGACCTGCTGCTGCTCAACGACGGCCTCATCGTGCTCACCGTGGATGCCGTGCGCGGCGAAGAGGTGCACACCACCGTCAAGGTGGGTGGCGAGCTGTCGAACAACAAGGGCATCAACAAGAAGGGTGGCGGCCTTACGGCACCGGCCCTCACGGCCAAGGACATGGAAGACATCCGCACGGCGATGAGCTTCCAGGCCGACTATGTGGCTGTGAGCTTTCCCAAGAACGCGACCGACATGGAAATGGCGCGCCAGCTGTGCAATGTGGCGGCCTCCGAGTACCGCCACAAGCCCGGCCTGATCGCCAAGATCGAACGCGCCGAAGCCATACCGCACCTCGAAGCCATCTTGCGGGTCTCTGACGGCATCATGGTGGCGCGTGGCGACCTGGCGGTGGAGGTGGGCAACGCGGCCGTGCCCGCGCTGCAAAAGAAGATGATCCGCATGGCGCGCGAGCTGGACAAGGTCGTGATCACCGCCACGCAGATGATGGAGAGCATGATCACCAACCCCGTGCCGACGCGCGCCGAGGTGAGTGACGTGGCCAACGCCGTGCTGGACGGCACCGACGCAGTGATGCTGAGCGCCGAAACGGCTGCAGGTCGCTACCCGCTCGAAACCGTGGAAGAGATGGCCACCATCTGCGCTGCGGCGGAGGCCGCGGAAGACCACCAGCTCGATGCCGACTTCACCGGCCAGACCTTTGGCCGCATCGACCAGTCGATTGCCATGGGGGCGCTGTTCACGGCCCACCATCTGGGCGCCAAAGCCATCGTGGCGATGACCGACAGCGGCGCCACGGCGCTATGGATGAGCCGGCACAGCATCAGCATCCCCATTTATGCGTTGACCCCCAAGGTCGCCACCCAGCGCAAGATGGCCATGTACCGCAACGTGCGTCCCTTGCTCATGGACACCAGCGCAGACCGCGACACCGCGCTGGAACAGGCGGAGCGCCACCTGAAAAACCGCAACATCGTGCAAAAAGGTGACGTCTACGCCATCACCTGCGGTGAACCCATGGGTGCCCCGGGCGGGACCAACATGCTCAAGATCTGCGTGGCGGGCTGA
- a CDS encoding CPBP family intramembrane glutamic endopeptidase, producing MSQHRWRLGALLWLLGMPGVVAVVWALVPPLAANQALLPLPLWAMVLLSGLQTAVLLALCVAAGVWLAPKVGLRAPAAAYCAAGESIGPALRAQAVPGALGGVAGAVWLWTLALVAPAALQPSDPGSVMPLLVKLLYGGITEELLVRWGVMTLVLWVGWRLLQRGQGRPGNALVVAAVLLSAVLFALGHLPAAQAMAGELTPPVVAFVLAGNSAFGLVAGWLYARHGLEAAIIAHLLAHLLSHPLL from the coding sequence ATGAGCCAGCACAGGTGGCGCCTGGGCGCCCTGCTGTGGCTGCTGGGCATGCCGGGTGTGGTGGCGGTGGTGTGGGCGCTTGTGCCGCCGCTGGCGGCCAACCAGGCCTTGCTGCCGCTGCCCCTGTGGGCGATGGTGCTGCTCAGCGGGCTGCAGACCGCCGTGCTGCTGGCCTTGTGCGTCGCGGCGGGCGTGTGGCTGGCACCCAAGGTAGGCCTGCGGGCCCCCGCTGCAGCGTACTGCGCCGCCGGTGAGTCCATCGGCCCTGCGCTGCGCGCCCAGGCGGTGCCTGGCGCGCTGGGCGGTGTTGCTGGCGCTGTGTGGCTGTGGACCTTGGCGCTGGTGGCGCCTGCGGCTTTGCAGCCTTCGGACCCCGGGAGCGTGATGCCTCTGCTGGTCAAGCTGCTGTACGGGGGTATCACCGAAGAACTGCTGGTTCGCTGGGGCGTGATGACGCTTGTGCTGTGGGTAGGCTGGCGGTTGCTGCAGCGCGGACAGGGCCGTCCGGGCAATGCGCTGGTGGTAGCGGCGGTGCTGCTCAGTGCTGTACTGTTTGCGCTGGGACATTTGCCGGCCGCACAGGCCATGGCCGGGGAACTGACCCCGCCGGTGGTGGCATTCGTGCTGGCGGGCAACAGCGCATTCGGCCTGGTGGCGGGCTGGCTCTATGCGCGCCACGGCCTGGAGGCCGCCATCATCGCGCACTTGCTGGCCCATCTGCTGTCACACCCCCTGCTCTGA